From the bacterium genome, the window ATCGTCTCTGCGTCTCTGCGTCTTTGCGTCTCTGCGTTAAAATCTTAGCGTCTTGGCGCCTTTGCGTTAATGAGTTCCTGGGCGCGTTGTTGTTTCAGTTTTTCCTTTCGGATTTTGCCTTCACGCAGTCTCTTTTGAATCGGAAAGATCATTTTCCCCAAAACCAGGAAGGGTAAAACAGCAAGTCTGGTATTTCCTTCGAGATGCGCTTTTTTCAGGGTCGCGCCCCAAAAATTCGCGCCGACCAGCTGGGCTTGCCGCAAATCGGAACAGGTCAAATCTGCGTGCACAAGCCGCGCGCTTTTCAGATTCGCACCAATCAAAACCGCAAATCGCAAGTCAGCTTCAGTCAGGTCTGCGCCCGATAGATTACAAAGCGAGAGCTGACATCCGCCGAAATCACATTCCCGAGCTTTCAGTTTAGATAGATCGCAATCTTTCATTTGCGCCTTTCTGAAATGAGTTCGTTGCAACAAGGCTTGCCGCAGGGTGCACTTCGTGAGCTCCGCTTCGCGAAAATCGGCATCAGAAAGATTTGCGCCATCCAGATTCAGATCTTGAAGCGTTTGCTTGTAAAAATTTGTGTTGCGAAGATCCGCATAATCCAATGAACAATTCTTTAAATTCACAAAACGGAAATCGGTCTCTTCGAATAGCGCATTGGAAAGAGGAGAATCTTCAAATTTGGCATTTGCAAGCTTCGTTCTTTGCATCTGGGCATGGCGAAAAGACGATTTATAAACTTTTGCTTTCGTGAAATCGCACCGCGTAAGAATGGCGTGATCGAAAATGGAATCCTTGATTTCGGCCAGATGGAAGTTTGAATCCGTAAGATCGGCGCTCTTTGCGGAAGTCAGATTGAACTGAGCTCCTTCCCAGCGAGTTTTCTTTAGGACGGCCTGATTCAGCACGGCGCTGGTCAGGTCTGCTTTCATGAAATTTGCGCCCGATGCGTCCGCAGTTTCAAACGAAGTATGCCTGAGCTTTGCATCAAAGAGATTCACGTTTTGCAGCTTACTGCCCCGAAAACTTGCCTGTTCGAGATTGGCAACGGACATGTTGGCGCCCACCATTACCGCGCCATCGAAAATCGCAAACATAAGATTGCAAGCGGAAAGATTGCAGCCTAACAAATTCGCGTACCTCAACACAGCGCTTTTCAAGTTGGCGCCGGTGAAATCCATGTTGTTCAGGTTCGCATAATCGAGATGGATTCCTTCCATTTTTGCTTTATGGAAGCGCGTGCCCTGAAGCTGTGCGCCCGTCATGAGTGAGCCGCTCAGGTCTGCGGAATCAAAATTCGTTCCGGCAAGGTTTGCATTGGAGAAGTGCGCTTGGTGAAGGTCTTTCTGGGTCAAATCCATGCCAGAAAGATCTGCGCCGACAAAATCCGGAGTTGTTGTGGTGTTCGATTTTCTCCAGTGATTCCATGTCGGCGTATTCAAGAGCCGTAAATGCTCCGGATTCGCCATAAGGCTGGAATTATAACATGTTAGAATAAACCACGGCCTTTTTTTAACAGAAGAACGCGAAGATCGCAAAGGAAAAATAAATTAAATTAATCTTCCGTCCTTCGCGATCTTCTGTTAAAAAAATGACGACGGTTGATAAGATTCGAAATGCAGTTCTCGGCAAATATCCCCTTATCTATTTGTTGACGTGGGAAGAAAACCGCGCCCTGCAAATTCTCGAAGCCTTCGCCACCAAGATCTTCGGTAACAACGATTCATTTCACATCTGGAGCAGCGTTTCCGGATTCTCAGGCGAAAAGATGGATCCGGCTGCAGTGCTGAATTCGATCCTACGCGGCGAGAAAAAAGGAATTTTTGTCCTCAAGGATTTTTCCGCTTACATGAAAGATCCTGCCATCGTCAGGTCCTTGCGCGATGCCTATTACTCCCTTCCTGCAAAAGATTGTTTTTTGTTTATCGTTTCGCCGGAGCTCAACATACCGGAATCGTTGAGCAAAGAAATTCTGTTGATCGACATGGATCTGCCTGATGAAAATGAAATTACAAAACAGATCAGAAAAATTCTCCAGAGTTATCCGCAATCCACCCTGGATGATACTGTGGTCAGCCAGATGTGTTTTGGATTGAAAGGTCTTACTTTGAACGAATTAAGCCATATCGTTCACAGGATCCTTCGAGCAAAAAAAACCGATTCCGTAGAGATCATGAAGGAAATTTTTGCGGAGAAGGAGATGATTGTTAAGAAAAGCGGATTTCTGGAATTCATCCCTCCCGACTATGACATCAGCACGATCGGTGGCCTGGACAATCTAAAAGATTGGTTGACCAAACGCGAAAAACTATTCAGCAAGAAAGCGCTGGAAGATGGCGTGCCAATTCCCAAAGGAATTCTCGTGATGGGGATGAGTGGCTGCGGGAAGAGTCTATCTGCAAAAGCCATTTCAGCGTTGTGGAAGGTTCCCCTCTTCCGGTTGGATATGAACCTGGTCTTCTCCGGGATGTATGGGAGTCCCGAATTGTCTTTTCACCGCGCTTTGAAAACCGTGGAAGCGGTCGCTCCTGCGGTTCTCTGGATCGATGAAATCGAAAACAGTCTGGGCATGGATGAAGGGCAGGGACGTGGTTCGAATCCTTATGTATTTGCAACGTTTCTTACATGGATGCAGGAAAAGCCCCATTTGATTTTCGTTGCGGCAACAGCCAACAGGATCCAGGCAATCCCTGCGGAAGTTTTGCGCAAAGGCCGCTTCGATCAGATCTTCTTTGTCGATCTTCCCAACGATGAAGAACGAAAACAGATTTTTGAGATTTACTTGCGCCGGAATGGAGCCGACATAGTGCAATTTGACCTGGTATTTTTGGCCGCAGCAACGAAAGGCTGGAACGGCGCTGAAATCGAACAGGCCGTGGTGGCCGCGCGAATCGAAGCGTATCACGAAGGTCGCGCTTTCACCATTGACGACATTACACGCAATACTTCCCGCACCGTGCCCCTTTCGAAAACGATGGAAGATCAAATGAAGAAAATCCGCAGCTGGGCCTTCGGCCGCGCCACACCCGCCTCAAAATATACTGTACACCCCAGAATGTAGAATTCTAACGCAGAGTCGCAGAGACGCAGAGAAAGAATAAAAAAAGCTTAATTTCTCTCTGCGTCTCCACGTCTCCGCGTTAAAAGAGCTCGATCAGGTAGGCAAGCATAAATCCGGCCTGGCCCACAAACATCATTCGATACATATGAGCCCAGGAAACGTGATTTGCATCTGTGGCAAGCTCTTCCGGTTTGCGGACCATTGTATAGACCGTGTAGATGCCGTAAATCGAAAGCAAAAATCCAAGCACATTAAGGAACATTGCGTTTCCGGTGAGAATTCCTTTTGCAACACCGATTGGAATCAATATGAAGGGAAAAACAAAAAATGGACTGATCATCCAGGCTGCCTTTTTCGGACCATACACAATCGGCAGAGTGCGGCAGCCATCCGCCGCATCCCCTTTCATGTCCGCAAAATCCTTGGTCGTGGTTGCTCCCAGTAAGAAGAGTCCGAAAATCGTTCCGATGTACCAGGGCTCCGCTCCCCAGATCACTTTCACAGTAGACCATCCGGCAACTTTTAAAAGAATGCCGCGAGGAATTGCCACCGTGATGTTGGCAAGAACGCCACGACGTTTTGTCCGAAATGGTGGAGCCGAATACATGTACGTCATTACCGATGCAATCAAAACGATCCAGAAAAACGAATGATCGTCCGAATGTCCGTACGGTGTGACAAACCAGGCCAGAGTCCACGCAAGCGCGAGGTAAACTACCGTTACGATCCAGGCTTCACGAATCGACATTTTTCCGGATGGAAGCGGACGCGTGGGTTTGTTGATGCGATCAATCGGCAAATCGTAAATCTGGTTGATTGTGTTGGAGAAGGAATTTAAAAATGCCGCCATCAAGCTGCCCATCAATATGGAGAGCAACACTTCGGGATGATAAGGCGTGATCGGCTTCGCTCCCCATGCAGTAATGCCGCCGGAAATGACTCCGAATGCCGGCGCAATCAATGTGAAAGGTCGCGCAAAATCGATATAGAGTTTCAGCTTCTGCATCGGAGTTAGAGGCGGAGCAGAAGCGAGAATTGTTTTCTCCATGATCGAATTACTCTGTGGTTTAATAAAGTAAATTGTTGATTCTACAGGAGCGATCAATTTTGTCAAATTCGTTTACGCATATGGACAAAAAAGGTAAGACCAGGATGGTCGATGTGTCGGGAAAGGCGATCACATCCCGGCGCGCCGTGGCGGAAGGGAAAGTGCTATTGACGCCGGCAGTTGAGAAAGCAATCCGGAAAAATGAAGTAGCCAAAGGAAATGTTTTGGAGGTTGCCAGAATCGCCGGGATACAGGCCGCAAAAAAGACAGCGGAGCTCATCCCGTTGTGCCATCCCATTCCCATCTCCGGCATTGAAGTGAACGTGGAACTCGTAGCCCGTGAAGTGAGGATCCGCGCGGAAATAAAAGTGGATGCGAAAACAGGCGCCGAAATGGAGGCGTTGACAGCAGTTTCGGTCGCCGCACTCGTTGTGTACGACATGTGTAAAGGGATCGACAAGGGACTGGAAATCGGATCCATTCAGCTTGTGGAAAAGGAAGGGGGAAAGAGCGGACACTACCTGAGAAGGGACACATGAAGTACGCCGCCGCGGTGATCACCGTCAGCGATAGCTGTTACCGGAAAGAGAGTGAGGATCGCTCCGGCCCGGCCCTCATAGAGGCGTTGCAATCCTTCGGAATCCAGGTCGAATTCACCGAGATCGTCCCCGATGATCATAGTACTATAGTGAGCGTACTACGAAAGTGTATTCAAAGACCCGATCTGCATCTCATTATGACGACGGGCGGCACCGGTTTTTCCCCTCGGGACGTTACTCCGGAAGCGACGCGGGAAGTGATCGAGCGTCCCGCTCCCGGCATCGCGGAAATTCTTCGCCAGGCGGGGGCTGCGCAAACATTCCTCAGCTGGCTTTCCCGCGGCGAAGCCGGAACCGCCGGAAACAAGCTGCTTATCAATCTGCCAGGCAGCACAAAAGCCATGGCTCACTCAGTCGAAGTGCTCAAGCCGCTCCTGTTTCATGCGCTGGATCTATTGAACGGAGCAAAACCCCATTAGTCAACCGCCAAGACGCCAAGGCGCCAAGATCTATACCTGATTCTCTCTTTTCCTTTGCGGCTTGGCGCCTTGGCGGTTT encodes:
- a CDS encoding pentapeptide repeat-containing protein, producing the protein MANPEHLRLLNTPTWNHWRKSNTTTTPDFVGADLSGMDLTQKDLHQAHFSNANLAGTNFDSADLSGSLMTGAQLQGTRFHKAKMEGIHLDYANLNNMDFTGANLKSAVLRYANLLGCNLSACNLMFAIFDGAVMVGANMSVANLEQASFRGSKLQNVNLFDAKLRHTSFETADASGANFMKADLTSAVLNQAVLKKTRWEGAQFNLTSAKSADLTDSNFHLAEIKDSIFDHAILTRCDFTKAKVYKSSFRHAQMQRTKLANAKFEDSPLSNALFEETDFRFVNLKNCSLDYADLRNTNFYKQTLQDLNLDGANLSDADFREAELTKCTLRQALLQRTHFRKAQMKDCDLSKLKARECDFGGCQLSLCNLSGADLTEADLRFAVLIGANLKSARLVHADLTCSDLRQAQLVGANFWGATLKKAHLEGNTRLAVLPFLVLGKMIFPIQKRLREGKIRKEKLKQQRAQELINAKAPRR
- a CDS encoding AAA family ATPase gives rise to the protein MTTVDKIRNAVLGKYPLIYLLTWEENRALQILEAFATKIFGNNDSFHIWSSVSGFSGEKMDPAAVLNSILRGEKKGIFVLKDFSAYMKDPAIVRSLRDAYYSLPAKDCFLFIVSPELNIPESLSKEILLIDMDLPDENEITKQIRKILQSYPQSTLDDTVVSQMCFGLKGLTLNELSHIVHRILRAKKTDSVEIMKEIFAEKEMIVKKSGFLEFIPPDYDISTIGGLDNLKDWLTKREKLFSKKALEDGVPIPKGILVMGMSGCGKSLSAKAISALWKVPLFRLDMNLVFSGMYGSPELSFHRALKTVEAVAPAVLWIDEIENSLGMDEGQGRGSNPYVFATFLTWMQEKPHLIFVAATANRIQAIPAEVLRKGRFDQIFFVDLPNDEERKQIFEIYLRRNGADIVQFDLVFLAAATKGWNGAEIEQAVVAARIEAYHEGRAFTIDDITRNTSRTVPLSKTMEDQMKKIRSWAFGRATPASKYTVHPRM
- a CDS encoding UbiA family prenyltransferase, which translates into the protein MEKTILASAPPLTPMQKLKLYIDFARPFTLIAPAFGVISGGITAWGAKPITPYHPEVLLSILMGSLMAAFLNSFSNTINQIYDLPIDRINKPTRPLPSGKMSIREAWIVTVVYLALAWTLAWFVTPYGHSDDHSFFWIVLIASVMTYMYSAPPFRTKRRGVLANITVAIPRGILLKVAGWSTVKVIWGAEPWYIGTIFGLFLLGATTTKDFADMKGDAADGCRTLPIVYGPKKAAWMISPFFVFPFILIPIGVAKGILTGNAMFLNVLGFLLSIYGIYTVYTMVRKPEELATDANHVSWAHMYRMMFVGQAGFMLAYLIELF
- the moaC gene encoding cyclic pyranopterin monophosphate synthase MoaC; the protein is MDKKGKTRMVDVSGKAITSRRAVAEGKVLLTPAVEKAIRKNEVAKGNVLEVARIAGIQAAKKTAELIPLCHPIPISGIEVNVELVAREVRIRAEIKVDAKTGAEMEALTAVSVAALVVYDMCKGIDKGLEIGSIQLVEKEGGKSGHYLRRDT
- a CDS encoding MogA/MoaB family molybdenum cofactor biosynthesis protein, whose protein sequence is MKYAAAVITVSDSCYRKESEDRSGPALIEALQSFGIQVEFTEIVPDDHSTIVSVLRKCIQRPDLHLIMTTGGTGFSPRDVTPEATREVIERPAPGIAEILRQAGAAQTFLSWLSRGEAGTAGNKLLINLPGSTKAMAHSVEVLKPLLFHALDLLNGAKPH